A single region of the Halobacterium wangiae genome encodes:
- the truD gene encoding tRNA pseudouridine(13) synthase TruD, whose product MREAHELERAVGMEYYASDADGTGGRLRDAPGDFRVTEIEDFDVQPADADTSDYPWLVVRATLTGWDTNDFARSFANAVGMSRERLTWAGTKDRHAVTTQLFAIRDLDAADVPDVRNAAVDVVGRAGRGLQFGDLAGNEFRVVVRDPEAPGQADAVSDDLREFGNGDVATPNYFGQQRFGSKRPITHEVGLAILRDDWEDAAMAYLGHPTEYEPEDSQRARAYVEDTRDWTGALDEFPGRLRYERTMLHELADGGSFRDAVETFPSNLQRLFVNAAQSYAFNRMLSERVERGLPFDEPVAGDVVWFAESDAPEGVARPDPGREQRVTESRVDVMARHCERGRAFVTAPLVGTETEFAEGEPGEIERSVLDELDLEPSDFDLPGEFDSQGTRRAVLLRPDLTVEHDPLTFEFALPSGSYATVVLREYLKTSPLEL is encoded by the coding sequence ATGCGCGAGGCCCACGAACTCGAACGCGCCGTCGGCATGGAGTACTACGCGAGCGACGCCGACGGCACCGGCGGCCGCCTCCGCGACGCCCCCGGGGACTTCCGGGTCACGGAAATCGAGGACTTCGACGTCCAGCCCGCGGACGCCGACACGAGCGACTACCCGTGGCTGGTGGTCCGTGCGACGCTCACCGGCTGGGACACGAACGACTTCGCCCGGTCGTTCGCGAACGCCGTCGGGATGAGCCGCGAGCGCCTGACCTGGGCGGGGACGAAGGACCGCCACGCCGTCACGACCCAGCTGTTCGCCATCCGGGACCTCGACGCCGCGGACGTCCCCGACGTGCGGAACGCGGCCGTCGACGTCGTCGGGCGAGCGGGCCGCGGCCTCCAGTTCGGCGACCTCGCCGGCAACGAGTTCCGCGTCGTCGTGCGCGACCCCGAGGCACCCGGGCAGGCCGACGCCGTGAGCGACGACCTCCGCGAGTTCGGGAACGGAGACGTCGCGACGCCGAACTACTTCGGCCAGCAGCGCTTCGGCAGCAAGCGCCCCATCACCCACGAGGTCGGCCTGGCCATCCTGCGCGACGACTGGGAGGACGCGGCGATGGCGTACCTCGGCCACCCCACCGAGTACGAACCAGAGGACTCCCAGCGGGCGCGGGCGTACGTCGAGGACACCCGCGACTGGACGGGCGCGCTCGACGAGTTCCCCGGGCGCCTGCGCTACGAGCGCACGATGCTCCACGAACTCGCCGACGGCGGGAGCTTCCGGGACGCCGTCGAGACGTTCCCGTCGAACCTCCAGCGCCTGTTCGTCAACGCCGCCCAGTCCTATGCGTTCAACCGGATGCTCTCCGAACGCGTGGAGCGCGGCCTCCCGTTCGACGAACCCGTCGCGGGCGACGTGGTGTGGTTCGCCGAGTCCGACGCGCCCGAGGGCGTCGCGCGCCCGGACCCGGGCCGCGAGCAGCGCGTCACCGAGTCGCGGGTAGACGTGATGGCGCGGCACTGCGAGCGCGGCCGGGCGTTCGTCACCGCGCCGCTCGTCGGCACCGAGACCGAATTCGCCGAGGGGGAACCCGGCGAGATCGAGCGCTCCGTGCTCGACGAACTCGACCTCGAACCGTCGGACTTCGACCTCCCCGGCGAGTTCGACTCGCAGGGGACGAGGCGCGCCGTGCTGCTCCGCCCGGACCTGACCGTCGAGCACGACCCGCTCACCTTCGAGTTCGCGCTCCCCTCCGGGAGCTACGCGACGGTCGTGCTCCGGGAGTACCTGAAGACGAGCCCGCTGGAGCTGTGA
- a CDS encoding carotenoid oxygenase family protein → MADYRIGFESCETEYAGVDLPVEGSIPAWLDGALLRNGPGKFGPGEPRGGSPNERATTAGNREQDGERFAHWFDGLALLRKFAVHDGSVTYTNRFLRTAEYRSVVEDGGLGAGQFGTNATPGFRSRLKSAVLPESTDNANVNVMRAGDAFLALTEVPERVAFDPRTLETEGSWRFDDDHDGHMACAHPVVDPETGATFDFSVRFGRHTDYVVTRLPAGETTRDVVGTVSLSDAVYVHSFALTPDHVVLVACPLVVDVLGLLRPGGHDTFLDALDWRPDRAARFVVLSRETGDIVSAPTAPPFFTFHHANAFRRGDDLVVDLVAFSDASVVTELSLSDLDAGSVTELDGDLRRYRVPLDGERTTQETLASGGLSLPRFDERHRGRPYRYAYATRSGGRDAPNHLVRVDCWTGETRVWEQADAFCGEPVVVPRPGGEEGDGVVLSVVLDAAREQSFLLVLDAGSFEEVARAWTPHVLPFDFHGQFYPGLA, encoded by the coding sequence ATGGCCGACTATCGGATCGGCTTCGAGTCCTGCGAGACGGAGTACGCGGGCGTCGACCTCCCCGTCGAGGGGTCGATTCCGGCGTGGCTCGACGGCGCGCTGCTGCGGAACGGGCCGGGGAAGTTCGGTCCGGGTGAGCCGCGCGGCGGGTCACCGAACGAGCGAGCGACGACCGCCGGGAACCGCGAGCAGGACGGTGAGCGCTTCGCCCACTGGTTCGACGGCCTCGCGCTCCTCCGGAAGTTCGCGGTCCACGACGGGTCAGTGACGTACACGAACCGGTTCCTCCGGACCGCGGAGTACCGCTCGGTCGTCGAGGACGGCGGCCTCGGCGCGGGCCAGTTCGGCACGAACGCGACCCCTGGCTTCCGCTCCCGGCTGAAGTCGGCCGTCCTCCCGGAGTCGACGGACAACGCGAACGTGAACGTGATGCGCGCCGGCGACGCGTTCCTCGCGCTCACGGAGGTCCCCGAGCGTGTCGCCTTCGACCCGCGGACGCTCGAGACCGAGGGGTCCTGGCGCTTCGACGACGACCACGACGGCCACATGGCGTGCGCGCACCCCGTCGTCGACCCCGAGACGGGCGCGACGTTCGACTTCTCTGTGCGCTTCGGTCGACACACCGACTACGTCGTCACGCGCCTCCCCGCGGGCGAGACCACCCGCGACGTCGTCGGCACCGTCTCGCTCTCCGACGCCGTCTACGTCCACAGCTTCGCGCTGACGCCCGACCACGTCGTGCTCGTGGCGTGCCCGCTCGTCGTCGACGTGCTCGGTCTACTCAGGCCGGGCGGCCACGACACGTTCCTCGACGCGCTCGACTGGCGCCCCGACCGGGCCGCGCGGTTCGTCGTCCTCTCCCGGGAGACTGGCGACATAGTCAGCGCACCCACTGCGCCCCCGTTCTTCACGTTCCACCACGCCAACGCGTTCCGGCGCGGTGACGACCTGGTCGTGGACCTCGTCGCGTTCTCGGACGCGAGCGTCGTCACCGAACTCTCGCTGTCGGACCTCGACGCGGGGTCGGTAACTGAACTCGACGGCGACCTGCGGCGCTACCGCGTCCCCCTCGACGGCGAGCGGACGACCCAAGAGACGCTCGCGTCCGGCGGACTCTCGCTCCCGAGATTCGACGAGCGGCACCGCGGCCGACCCTACCGCTACGCCTACGCGACCCGGTCCGGTGGTCGCGACGCGCCGAACCACCTCGTCCGCGTGGACTGCTGGACCGGGGAGACGCGGGTCTGGGAGCAGGCCGACGCGTTCTGCGGCGAACCCGTGGTCGTCCCCAGACCCGGTGGCGAGGAGGGCGACGGCGTCGTGCTCTCGGTCGTTCTCGACGCGGCCCGCGAGCAGTCGTTCCTGCTGGTCCTCGACGCCGGCAGTTTCGAGGAGGTGGCGCGAGCGTGGACGCCCCACGTGCTCCCGTTCGACTTCCACGGACAGTTCTATCCGGGCCTTGCCTAG
- the pth2 gene encoding peptidyl-tRNA hydrolase Pth2 has protein sequence MKQVIAARTDIGMGQGKLAAQVAHASLKAYEYADENVKRRWKAEGQMKAVVKVSGERELYAVAEEAKHHGLPSAVIEDAGRTQLEPGTPTAVAVGPAPDADVDQVTGDLSLF, from the coding sequence ATGAAGCAGGTCATCGCCGCCCGCACGGACATCGGGATGGGGCAGGGGAAACTCGCCGCTCAGGTCGCCCACGCCTCGCTGAAGGCCTACGAGTACGCCGACGAGAACGTCAAGCGCCGCTGGAAGGCGGAGGGCCAGATGAAGGCCGTCGTGAAGGTGAGCGGCGAGCGCGAACTGTACGCCGTCGCGGAGGAGGCCAAACACCACGGTCTCCCGTCGGCAGTCATCGAGGACGCCGGGCGGACGCAACTCGAACCCGGGACGCCGACCGCCGTCGCCGTCGGCCCCGCGCCGGACGCGGACGTCGACCAGGTGACCGGCGACCTCTCGCTGTTCTAG
- the dcd gene encoding dCTP deaminase, with product MILSDRDILSRLADGSLVVEPLDDVDLQVQPASVDVRLGRRFLEFERANVPCIHPNREEEVEDYVHETVVDDGEEFILHPGDFVLGTTKERVEVPPDLVAQVEGRSSLGRLAVVVHATAGFIDPGFKGKVTLELSNLGKVPVALTPDMRISQLVFTELSSTADRPYGAGRGSKYQDQDGPQASRIRGDREFGGDQ from the coding sequence ATGATACTCTCCGACCGCGACATCCTCTCCCGCCTGGCAGACGGGAGCCTCGTCGTCGAACCGCTCGACGACGTCGACCTGCAGGTCCAGCCCGCGAGCGTCGACGTCCGCCTCGGGCGGCGGTTCCTCGAGTTCGAGCGCGCGAACGTCCCCTGCATCCACCCGAACCGCGAGGAGGAGGTCGAGGACTACGTCCACGAGACGGTCGTCGACGACGGCGAGGAGTTCATCCTCCACCCCGGCGACTTCGTGCTCGGCACCACCAAGGAGCGCGTCGAGGTGCCGCCGGACCTCGTCGCGCAGGTCGAGGGCCGGTCGTCGCTCGGGCGCCTCGCCGTGGTCGTCCACGCGACGGCGGGCTTCATCGACCCCGGGTTCAAGGGGAAGGTGACCCTCGAACTCTCGAACCTCGGGAAGGTTCCGGTCGCGCTCACGCCGGACATGCGCATCAGCCAGCTCGTGTTCACGGAGCTGTCGAGCACCGCCGACCGACCGTACGGTGCGGGCCGCGGGTCGAAGTACCAGGACCAGGACGGCCCGCAGGCCTCCCGCATCCGGGGAGACCGGGAGTTCGGTGGCGACCAATGA
- a CDS encoding thiamine-phosphate synthase family protein, with the protein MKFVEEVVVEEFLPTFRSLLAADLRERGLTQHEVAELLGVSQSAVSKYAHGEVGVNDAVAADERVQNTVERVGEGLASGDVSQVQALVEAEVLVRELSTRGDVLADLHEVAMPALADYDGDFRVHDPDSEVRVRERVLSSVRRGIRTLEHTSGFTTLIPAVGSNLVECTPDAGGVEDVAGVPGRILDVMGRTEIPADPEFGVSVHVASVLLAARAAGSDATACLNVRYDEAIVDALEDVGYTTVRFDPERDSSTDAIRDAVAANPGVDVCYQTGGFGVEPIVYLLADGAPAAAKMARELL; encoded by the coding sequence ATGAAGTTCGTCGAGGAGGTGGTCGTCGAGGAGTTCCTCCCGACGTTCCGGTCGCTGCTCGCTGCGGACCTCCGCGAGCGCGGGCTCACCCAGCACGAAGTCGCCGAGCTACTCGGCGTCAGCCAGTCGGCGGTGTCGAAGTACGCCCACGGCGAGGTCGGGGTCAACGACGCCGTCGCCGCCGACGAGCGGGTACAGAACACCGTCGAGCGCGTGGGCGAGGGCCTCGCCAGCGGCGACGTCTCGCAGGTGCAGGCGCTCGTCGAGGCGGAGGTCCTCGTCAGGGAACTGTCGACCCGCGGCGACGTGCTCGCGGACCTCCACGAGGTGGCGATGCCCGCGCTCGCGGACTACGACGGCGACTTCCGCGTCCACGACCCCGACAGCGAGGTCCGAGTGCGCGAGCGCGTGCTCTCATCGGTCCGTCGGGGCATCCGCACGCTCGAACACACGAGTGGGTTCACGACGCTCATCCCCGCCGTCGGGTCGAACCTCGTCGAGTGCACGCCGGACGCCGGGGGCGTCGAGGACGTCGCGGGCGTCCCCGGCCGTATCCTGGACGTCATGGGGCGCACGGAGATCCCCGCCGACCCCGAGTTCGGCGTCAGCGTCCACGTCGCGTCCGTGCTGCTGGCGGCCCGCGCCGCTGGCAGCGACGCCACTGCGTGCCTGAACGTGAGGTACGACGAGGCGATCGTCGACGCGCTCGAGGACGTCGGCTACACCACCGTCAGGTTCGACCCGGAGCGCGATTCCTCGACGGACGCGATACGCGACGCCGTCGCGGCGAACCCGGGCGTCGACGTGTGCTACCAGACCGGCGGTTTCGGCGTCGAACCCATCGTCTACCTGCTCGCCGACGGTGCGCCAGCGGCCGCGAAGATGGCGCGAGAACTACTGTAG
- a CDS encoding 4-phosphopantoate--beta-alanine ligase: MTEIPADHPRHDSLVTRHRIEDGVERGITSKQGLIAQGRGEAYDYLLGEETIPSADEAERVAAAHLLLADHPVLSVNGNVAALVPGEIVELAEATGADLEVNLFNRTEARMEAIAAYLREHGAEDVKGLKADARIPGLEHERAKVDADGIYDADVVLVPLEDGDRAEALATMGKTELVIDLNPLSRSAQSAAVPIVDNVVRAVPNITRHARELAGASTEELEEIVDSFAREAALDAAEAAIRDGDLQ; the protein is encoded by the coding sequence ATGACCGAGATTCCGGCGGACCACCCGCGCCACGACTCGCTGGTGACCCGCCACCGCATCGAGGACGGAGTCGAGCGCGGCATCACGAGCAAGCAGGGGCTCATCGCGCAGGGCCGCGGGGAGGCCTACGACTACCTGCTCGGCGAGGAGACCATCCCCTCGGCTGACGAGGCCGAGCGCGTGGCGGCCGCCCACCTCCTGCTCGCCGACCACCCCGTGCTCTCCGTCAACGGGAACGTCGCCGCACTCGTGCCCGGGGAGATCGTCGAACTCGCCGAGGCGACCGGTGCGGACCTAGAGGTCAACCTGTTCAACCGCACCGAGGCGCGGATGGAGGCCATCGCGGCGTACCTCCGCGAGCACGGCGCCGAGGATGTGAAGGGACTGAAAGCGGACGCCCGCATCCCCGGCCTCGAACACGAGCGCGCGAAGGTCGACGCCGACGGCATCTACGACGCCGACGTGGTGCTCGTCCCCCTGGAAGACGGCGACCGCGCGGAGGCGCTCGCGACAATGGGGAAGACCGAACTCGTGATCGACCTCAATCCACTCTCCCGGTCGGCGCAGAGTGCCGCGGTACCGATCGTCGACAACGTCGTCCGCGCGGTGCCGAACATCACGCGGCACGCCCGCGAGTTAGCAGGGGCCTCGACGGAGGAACTGGAGGAGATCGTCGACTCGTTCGCCCGAGAAGCGGCGCTGGATGCTGCCGAGGCAGCGATTCGAGACGGCGACCTACAGTAG
- a CDS encoding pantoate kinase yields MSDDGAAAFVPGHVTGFFSVHRAADPRRAGSRGAGVTLSDGVTTRVEPADETTVRLNGRALEMESVTRVLDALDASATVAAETDLPLGAGFGVSGAMALGTALAANHAFGRGRSENDLVGVAHAAEVAAGTGLGDVVAQARGGIPIRVEPGAPEFGALDGVPTTGRVEYVSFGELSTSDVIGDETDVLDEAGERALVALHERPTIPEFFAASRRFAREADLLDGEVAAAVDAVTDAGAEATMAMLGRTVFALDTGLTDAGYDAESCRIHPAGARLER; encoded by the coding sequence ATGAGCGACGACGGGGCGGCGGCGTTCGTGCCGGGACACGTCACGGGGTTCTTCAGCGTCCACCGGGCCGCGGACCCGCGGCGTGCCGGGTCGCGGGGCGCCGGCGTGACGCTCTCGGACGGCGTGACGACGCGCGTAGAACCGGCCGACGAGACTACAGTCCGGCTGAACGGCCGGGCCCTCGAGATGGAGAGTGTCACCAGGGTGCTGGACGCGCTGGACGCCTCGGCGACGGTAGCCGCCGAGACCGACCTCCCGCTGGGCGCGGGGTTCGGCGTCTCCGGCGCGATGGCACTCGGAACGGCGCTCGCCGCGAACCACGCCTTCGGCCGGGGTCGCTCGGAGAACGACCTCGTCGGCGTCGCACACGCGGCCGAGGTGGCGGCCGGCACGGGTCTCGGCGACGTGGTCGCGCAGGCCCGGGGCGGCATCCCGATCCGCGTCGAACCCGGCGCGCCCGAGTTCGGCGCGCTCGACGGCGTTCCGACGACGGGCCGCGTCGAGTACGTCTCCTTCGGCGAACTGTCGACGAGCGACGTCATCGGCGACGAGACGGACGTCCTCGACGAGGCGGGCGAGCGAGCGCTCGTCGCCCTCCACGAACGGCCGACGATCCCCGAATTCTTCGCGGCGTCCCGGCGGTTCGCCCGCGAGGCGGACCTGCTCGACGGCGAGGTCGCGGCGGCCGTCGACGCGGTCACCGACGCCGGTGCGGAGGCGACGATGGCGATGCTCGGACGGACGGTGTTCGCCCTCGACACGGGACTCACCGACGCCGGCTACGACGCCGAGTCCTGCCGGATCCACCCCGCAGGGGCGAGACTCGAACGGTGA
- a CDS encoding dihydrolipoyl dehydrogenase family protein, translated as MPEFDLIVLGGGTGNVVASAAAGEGLDVAVVERDKLGGTCLNRGCNPSKRLIHHADVVQTVREAEAFDVDATLNDVAFADIVRAVNETVTAEAEEKAEQAREHDRMTFYQTEGRFVDEHVVEVDTGDGPERLTSDRIVLAGGSRPLVPEGIDGTDDVEFLTSDEALRLEDRPDRLVVVGGGYIAVELAHFFGQMGTDVTIVGHGDLLVHREDRDAAERLTAAYRERHDLHLGHSATELAEEGEEVVVTAETEDGDEISVRGDEVLVATGRQPNSDLWSVDAAGIETDERGFVETDDYLETSVDGVWAIGDVAGNYMFKHSGDKEGEYVVENAVRGEREPVEYPGMAHAIFGSPQLASLGKPESEIDDGTAYEVGTREYDDTPLGSAMQADGFAKVLVGADSEVLGVHVVGPDAATLIHEVSTAVAAGADAERIAETIHVHPALSEVVQGAFRDACDVAPTGI; from the coding sequence ATGCCGGAGTTCGACCTCATCGTGCTCGGCGGCGGCACCGGGAACGTCGTCGCGTCGGCGGCCGCGGGCGAAGGACTCGACGTGGCGGTCGTCGAGCGCGACAAACTCGGGGGGACGTGTCTGAACCGGGGCTGCAACCCCTCGAAACGGCTCATCCACCACGCGGACGTCGTCCAGACGGTTCGTGAGGCCGAGGCCTTCGACGTGGACGCGACACTGAACGACGTCGCGTTCGCGGACATCGTCCGGGCAGTCAACGAGACGGTCACGGCCGAGGCCGAGGAGAAGGCCGAGCAGGCGCGCGAGCACGACCGGATGACGTTCTACCAGACGGAGGGCCGGTTCGTCGACGAGCACGTCGTCGAAGTCGACACCGGGGACGGCCCCGAGCGACTCACGAGCGACCGCATCGTGCTCGCGGGCGGCTCCCGGCCCCTGGTTCCGGAGGGCATCGATGGCACGGACGACGTGGAGTTTCTCACGAGCGACGAGGCGCTCCGCCTGGAGGACCGCCCGGACCGACTCGTGGTGGTCGGCGGCGGCTACATCGCCGTCGAACTGGCACACTTCTTCGGGCAGATGGGGACCGACGTCACCATCGTCGGGCACGGCGACCTGCTGGTCCACCGCGAGGACCGCGACGCCGCCGAGCGCCTGACCGCGGCCTACCGGGAGCGACACGACCTCCACCTCGGCCACAGCGCCACCGAACTCGCGGAGGAGGGCGAGGAGGTGGTCGTCACCGCGGAGACCGAGGACGGCGACGAAATCAGCGTGCGCGGCGACGAGGTACTCGTCGCGACCGGGCGACAGCCGAACTCCGACCTGTGGAGCGTCGACGCCGCGGGTATCGAAACCGACGAGAGGGGGTTCGTGGAGACGGACGACTACCTCGAGACGTCCGTCGACGGCGTCTGGGCCATCGGCGACGTCGCTGGCAACTACATGTTCAAACACTCCGGGGACAAGGAGGGCGAGTACGTCGTCGAGAACGCCGTCCGCGGCGAGCGCGAGCCCGTCGAGTACCCGGGGATGGCACACGCCATCTTCGGCTCCCCACAGCTCGCGAGTCTCGGGAAGCCCGAATCGGAGATCGACGACGGGACGGCCTACGAGGTCGGGACGCGCGAGTACGACGACACGCCGCTAGGCTCCGCGATGCAGGCCGACGGGTTCGCGAAGGTCCTCGTCGGCGCGGACAGCGAGGTTCTGGGCGTCCACGTCGTCGGCCCCGACGCCGCGACGCTCATCCACGAGGTGAGCACGGCCGTCGCCGCCGGCGCGGACGCCGAGCGAATCGCGGAGACCATCCACGTCCACCCGGCGCTCTCGGAGGTCGTCCAGGGGGCGTTCCGGGACGCCTGCGACGTCGCACCGACCGGAATCTGA
- a CDS encoding low molecular weight phosphatase family protein: MTKLAFVCVGNAGRSQMATALAERERDERGLDVDVVTGGVDPADSVHDEVVEAMREIDVDISDREPRRITPEDIEDVDHVVTMGCSVEQFRPDGWHGESSVWELSSSDTRDQRDELAGRVEQFFDELENEGRV, encoded by the coding sequence ATGACGAAACTAGCGTTCGTCTGCGTCGGCAACGCCGGTCGGAGCCAGATGGCGACCGCACTCGCCGAACGGGAACGTGACGAGCGAGGGCTGGACGTCGACGTCGTCACCGGCGGCGTCGACCCAGCCGACAGCGTCCACGACGAGGTCGTCGAGGCGATGCGGGAGATTGACGTCGACATCAGTGATCGCGAGCCCCGTCGGATCACGCCCGAGGATATCGAGGACGTCGATCACGTCGTGACGATGGGCTGTTCGGTCGAGCAGTTCCGCCCGGACGGCTGGCACGGCGAGAGCTCGGTCTGGGAGTTGTCGTCCTCGGACACCCGCGACCAGCGGGACGAACTCGCGGGCCGCGTCGAGCAGTTCTTCGACGAGCTAGAGAACGAGGGCCGCGTGTAG
- the aspS gene encoding aspartate--tRNA(Asn) ligase gives MENRTYTADAEPGDHATVAGWVHEVRDLGGIAFLILRDKSGKIQVKFEKDEMDEDLVETGLNVHRESVVTVTGDVEEEGRAPTGVEVVPESIEVLAEADPQLPLDPSGKVDADLSTRLDNRTLDVRTDETKAVFEIRAEVLRAVREYFRSVGSTEINTPKIVATGTEGGTELFPITYFGREAFMNQSPQLFKQLMVGSGLERVFEIGPIFRAEEHNTPRHLNEATMIDFESAFIDHEEAMDVCEGTLQAAYEAVEENCQEQLEVLGMAEEFEAPSEDFPRLTYEEAIERINATGELDEQLVWGDDLPTEGEKALGDDVGGHYFVTDWPAEIKPFYIQNYDDDPDLSKGFDLMHPRMELVSGGQREHRYPELVAGFEHQGLDPEQFDYYTKMFKYGMPPHAGWAYGVERLVMTMLDLDNIREAVLFPRDRQRLSP, from the coding sequence ATGGAAAACCGTACGTACACGGCGGACGCCGAGCCGGGCGACCACGCGACGGTCGCCGGCTGGGTCCACGAAGTCCGGGACCTCGGTGGCATCGCGTTCCTCATCCTCCGGGACAAGTCCGGGAAGATCCAGGTCAAGTTCGAGAAGGACGAGATGGACGAAGACCTCGTGGAGACCGGGCTGAACGTCCACCGCGAGTCCGTCGTCACGGTCACCGGCGACGTCGAGGAGGAGGGCCGCGCGCCGACGGGCGTCGAGGTCGTCCCCGAGAGCATCGAGGTGCTCGCCGAGGCCGACCCCCAGCTTCCCCTCGACCCCTCCGGGAAGGTCGACGCCGACCTCTCGACGCGCCTCGACAACCGGACGCTCGACGTCCGGACCGACGAGACGAAGGCCGTCTTCGAGATCCGCGCCGAAGTCCTCCGGGCGGTCCGCGAGTACTTCCGATCGGTCGGCTCCACCGAGATCAACACGCCGAAGATCGTCGCCACAGGCACCGAGGGCGGCACGGAGCTGTTCCCCATCACGTACTTCGGTCGCGAGGCGTTCATGAACCAGAGCCCCCAGCTGTTCAAGCAGCTGATGGTCGGCTCCGGCCTCGAGCGCGTCTTCGAGATCGGTCCCATCTTCCGCGCGGAGGAGCACAACACGCCGCGGCACCTCAACGAAGCGACGATGATCGACTTCGAGTCCGCGTTCATCGACCACGAGGAGGCGATGGACGTCTGCGAAGGCACGCTCCAGGCGGCCTACGAGGCCGTCGAGGAGAACTGCCAGGAACAGCTCGAAGTGCTCGGGATGGCCGAAGAGTTCGAAGCCCCCAGCGAGGACTTCCCGCGACTCACCTACGAAGAGGCCATCGAGCGCATCAACGCGACCGGCGAACTCGACGAGCAGCTCGTCTGGGGCGACGACCTCCCCACCGAGGGCGAGAAGGCGCTCGGCGACGACGTCGGCGGCCACTACTTCGTCACCGACTGGCCCGCGGAGATCAAGCCGTTCTACATCCAGAACTACGACGACGACCCCGACCTCTCGAAGGGGTTCGACCTGATGCACCCGCGGATGGAACTCGTCTCCGGCGGGCAGCGCGAACACCGCTACCCCGAACTCGTCGCCGGCTTCGAGCACCAGGGCCTCGACCCCGAGCAGTTCGACTACTACACGAAGATGTTCAAGTACGGGATGCCGCCCCACGCCGGCTGGGCGTACGGCGTCGAGCGCCTCGTGATGACGATGCTCGACCTCGACAACATCCGGGAAGCAGTTCTCTTCCCGCGAGACAGACAGCGCCTGAGTCCGTAG
- a CDS encoding ABC transporter ATP-binding protein, with amino-acid sequence MTDDVVLSVRDLEKHYPVRSGLLRRVTGHVKAVDGVSFDVSEGETVGLVGESGCGKSTTATSLLRLEEPTGGEVYFEGEDITEYDDDEQTEFRRRAQMVFQDPNSAFDPRMTVGESVAEPLGIHGLRDEERQQEIVTDLLERVGLSASDADRYPHEFSGGQKQRIALARALILNPDLLVADEPVSALDVSVQAEILSLLDDLQAELDLSMLLISHDLGVVRQVCDRVGVMYLGEMVEIGPTEELFENPQHPYTEALLASIPDPNPRNRGDAVELTGDVPDPSNPPSGCSFNTRCPHVVPPAAYDFPEGSFRQVLDFRLAAEHGDVSADELDDGSDVRAAFDLPRKLPDPDAEAVLSNAVDDVVAGDVDAAADRLGDAFATICEQEQPELEATDAGHPAACHLHDADSEDAAPELTQSHG; translated from the coding sequence ATGACTGACGACGTCGTCCTCTCGGTGCGGGACCTGGAGAAACACTACCCCGTGCGCTCGGGACTGCTGCGCCGCGTCACCGGCCACGTGAAGGCCGTCGACGGCGTCAGCTTCGACGTCAGCGAGGGCGAGACCGTCGGCCTCGTCGGCGAATCGGGCTGCGGGAAGTCGACGACGGCGACCAGCCTGCTGCGCCTCGAGGAGCCGACCGGCGGCGAGGTGTACTTCGAGGGCGAGGACATCACGGAGTACGACGACGACGAGCAGACAGAGTTCCGGCGGCGCGCCCAGATGGTGTTCCAGGACCCGAACTCCGCGTTCGACCCGCGGATGACCGTCGGCGAGTCCGTCGCCGAACCCCTCGGCATCCACGGTCTCCGGGACGAGGAGCGCCAGCAGGAGATCGTCACCGACCTGCTGGAGCGCGTGGGCCTCTCGGCGAGCGACGCCGACCGCTACCCCCACGAGTTCTCCGGCGGGCAGAAACAACGCATCGCGCTCGCTCGCGCGCTCATCCTCAACCCCGACCTGCTGGTCGCGGACGAACCGGTGAGCGCCCTCGACGTGAGCGTGCAGGCCGAAATCCTCTCGCTGCTCGACGACCTCCAGGCAGAACTGGACCTGTCGATGCTGCTCATCAGCCACGACCTCGGCGTCGTGCGGCAGGTCTGCGACCGCGTCGGCGTGATGTACCTCGGCGAGATGGTCGAAATCGGGCCGACCGAAGAGCTGTTCGAGAACCCCCAGCACCCGTACACGGAGGCGCTACTGGCGTCGATCCCCGACCCGAACCCCCGGAACCGCGGGGACGCCGTAGAGCTCACCGGCGACGTGCCCGACCCGTCGAACCCGCCGTCCGGCTGTTCGTTCAACACGCGCTGCCCACACGTCGTCCCGCCGGCGGCCTACGACTTCCCCGAGGGGTCGTTCCGGCAGGTGCTTGACTTCCGCCTCGCCGCCGAGCACGGCGACGTGAGTGCAGATGAACTCGACGACGGGAGCGACGTCCGCGCGGCGTTCGACCTCCCCCGGAAGCTCCCGGACCCCGACGCCGAGGCGGTCCTCTCGAACGCCGTCGACGACGTGGTGGCTGGCGACGTGGACGCGGCCGCAGACCGGCTCGGCGACGCGTTCGCGACCATCTGCGAGCAGGAGCAACCCGAACTGGAGGCGACCGACGCGGGCCACCCGGCTGCCTGCCACCTCCACGACGCCGACAGCGAGGACGCCGCACCGGAGCTGACGCAGTCCCACGGCTGA